AGAAGCCCGAGGTGGTGAAGACCCACCTGAGGGACATGATCATCCTGCCCGAGATGGTGGGCAGCATGGTGGGCGTCTACAACGGCAAGACCTTCAACCAGGTGGAGATCAAGGTgagctgggggctctggcaCCGAGCTCAGTGTCCGGGGTGTTCGCTGTAACTCTTTGTAAATCCTGCTCGTTCCCTGTGTCTGGGGGGGTCCAAGCTCCTCAGAGCAGGGTTGGCTCAGAGGGACACCTGGAGGTGTCATCCCAGGAAGGGCCAGCTCCCACAGGGGTCTCAGTGTGgctctgaagcactgaaatggCTGTGGAGTGATCCAtgtgctcagcccagcctgccagcactgctTGGGAATGAAACAGATCCCTGAGCTTTCCAGGAGTGGAATTACCCATGGGGTGCTGTCACCTGATACCACCAGTGGGATTAAATGCCATTTTCTTGCTCCTACCTGGCATTAAATCCCACCTGGAAGGGCACAAATGCCCCTGTGgctcctgtgtcacctccccaggaggggcagtgctggggaagcccATCAAGGCACCAGGGGAGGAGCAGTGCTGGAGTaaccagctgtgccaggctcctgggatggggatggggacaggagggggatgtccccgtgtccccagctctgtccccagcacgGATCTCTCCCCTTGCAGCCCGAGATGATCGGCCACTACCTGGGCGAGTTTTCCATCACGTACAAGCCGGTGAAGCACGGCCGGCCTGGCATCGGTGCCACCCACTCCTCCCGCTTCATCCCGCTCAAGTAGCTCCGGGAGGGAGCCTCCTGCAGTGTAAATAAAGAAATTCCACCTGGATCCCTCTGTCTCCTGCCTCTCCATTCCcagggtgaggggctggggtgtGCTGAACTCCACCATCATTGCATGTTTCCCTGAGTGTTTCCAGGGTTTTGGCACTGCTTTCTGTCAGCACCTGCAGCAAACAAATCACCTTCATGTGGGTTTAGTGAATGAATTATTCCTTGTTCTTCACTGGGAAGTGGGGAATGGCACTTTAATATTTACAGCATTTCCATGTATTTAACTTCATTTGTTAATAAAAATACTGGGAATGAAGAAATGTGGAACTGGGGGAAGGCAGGGGGGGTTCCCAGGCTCAGAACCAGCCTGAGTCCCAGGAGAAGCTGCCAAGGCCCATCACAGGATGTTGAAACCCCAAACTATTATTTTCTTGTCCTTAATTGGGGAACCCAAAGGATTTTGGTGGCAGGGATCACGGAGTGGCACCGGGTGGGGGGTGAGCTGAGGGtttgcagctcaggctgggagggagggatgtgCTCTGGGGGGTGCTCAGGGGTGAGTGATGATGGGAAGGAAGATGAGAGGAGTTCATCCCGGGCGGATGATCTGGTTTGTCCCTGAACTGAACCAAATGAACCCAGTGCTGGTcaccagtgccacatcccaTGGTGAAGCCATCGGTGGAGAGGGACATTTGTCCCCAGGGTGGTCCTGCTGGCTGGGGTCCCTTGGGGACTGCTCAGGGATCCCTcaggcccagctccagctctttaAGTCTCACACTCTCcacatcccattcccatggcCGGTGATGCTGGGGCCATGTTTGTCCTTTAGGGAATGTCCCCAGGCTCCGGGTCTCTTTTTGTTCAAGCAATGTGACCTTGAGAGGGTGGCCTCGGGACAAGAGGGCTGGGGTCACTGTCCTGCTGTGGTCACTGTCCATCTAGGGTCACTGTCCTGCTGTGGTTACTGTCCTGCTGTGGTCACTGTCCTGTCGGGGTCACTGTCCTGCTATGGCCACTGTCCTGCTGGCTCACTGTCCTGCTGTGGTCACTGTCCTGCTGTGGTCACTGTCCATCTGGGGTCACTGTCCTGCTATGGTCACTGTCCATCTGGGCTCACTGTCCTGCTGTGGTCACTGTCCTGCTCTGGTCACTCTCCTCCTGTGGCCTTGTGGGGTCTCTCAGCCCCTTGGGGCGATGCCCAGAGGGCCAGGACGCCCCAGCTGGGAGGTGGGTGACAGTGACCTCTGTGGGTGGCAGTGACCTCGGTGGGTGACAGTGACCTGAGCACACGGCAGAAGCTGCAGAGGGGTCGTCGTGAGGGTCCCGCTCATCCCGGGGGGTTCTCGGGGCTCAGCCGGTGCTGCCGCGCCTTGAGTGGCTCCCCAAGGACATGGGGACGGCACCGGGGGGGGCAGATTCGGTCGGGAGGGCCGGTTCGGTCTGGAAAGGCCGGTTCGGTCTGGAGGGACCGGCTCGGTTTGAGGAGACGGGTTCGGTCTGGAGGGACCGGTCCGGTCGGGAGCGGCAGGTGCATCCCGGGACACGGGGACGTGGCAGATCCCGGCGTTTGTGCGGAGGCTCTAAAAGCGGCGGATGGAGGGGAACGGAGCCCTCCCGGCGGGTCCCGTCTCCCCCCGCCCCGCACAGGCCGGGGGGGCGCGGGGAGCCCCCGGTGCCGCCCTCtaacggcggcggcggcgccgctgGAAAATCCCGACCGAGAGcgggggggcgggggcgggATGCGGCTGCTCGGGGCCGCGCCGGAGCCTCGCCCAGCTCCGCACCGCCCGCAcggccccgcacggccccgcaCCGCCCGCACCGCTCCGCACCGCCGGGGATGAGGTACGGCCGCACctgccccccgcgccccccgagccccccgcgGCTCCGGGGATGGGGGAAAGCGGGGGGGGGATGCGCGGTGGGGCCGGGAGGGATCGGGATGCGGTTGTTGGGGGGCTCGCGGGGGGTTGGATGCACCGGGGGTCCCCGATCTGCGCCCCCTCCCCGCGGCGGGGATGCCCCCGGCCCTGGATGCGCTGTGTCCTGCGGCGGGCGCGGCTCCGCCCGCGGGATCGGAGGGATcggggggcattttgggggacaGGAGGGTTCAGGGCGGATCTGGGGGTTCAAGGGGAATCGGGAGGGTCGGGCAGCGTTCACCCCCCGCATCCTGCAGGAACAAAGGCCGGACAATGCCGGGGCTCGGCGGGGAGCccgagggaggggaggaagagggagcagcagcatccccgtCCCCATTCTCAccttcatccccatcccacctccATCCTCAACCCCATCCCAcctccatcctcatccccatcccatccccatcctgcgGGCGAGGCCGGGGGGTCGTTCCTGGGGTAACAGCAGCTCCCCCCGCCCCGATGCGAGCTCGGCTCTGCAGACCCCCCCCCTTCCCGATGCTCCCCCAGCGCGGCTGGGCCGGGCATTGCGGCTGAGCCCCAAAACCTTACCCCAAGCCTCCCCAGCAACCCACACCCCAATTCCACCTCCCAAACTGGTCCCTAAAATCCTCGGCCTCTAAACCAGCACACCAAACCCCCCGGGGGGCACCCCAAGGGTTCCCGTGCCGTGTCCCCGGgcaggggtgtccccagtgtccccgggCAGGGGTGTCCCCAGTCACCCCGATGGGGTGGGGAGGTGGCTGCACCTTCACCCTGCTGGATGCCACGGGCAcccggggctgtggggtggATAAAGGGGACCCTGCATTGtgagggggctgtgctgggggtgttggggaccCCACATCCATCCCCAGGCCACGATGTCGGTGTGTGTGCGTGCAGGGGCTgtgcgggggctgcggggctcgATGCTGTGTGAGGAGAGGGTGacggatcccaaatccccaaatccccctgacCCTGCAGGGTGGAACTGGGGGGGCTGTGCTCCCCGGGGGGGGTTTGCTGTGGTCGGGGGTCCCCGGGGCGGATCGATCAGCCCGGGCTGGTGACAACACGCTGTTTGTTTAATGTCcccgggggctgcaggagccgcagccggggctcagctgtgccttTGGCGCTGCGGCCACACTGGGCTGATGGCGGCGGTCCCTGCCCCAGGCTCACCcgcagagccaggctggagtgAGAGAGGGGTGCAGGGAGCCTGGGGTAcccccagggctccccaggctctgcccaggcCGGGGTGGCCCTGGCTAAGGTGGCATCACATCTGTGGGCAAGGCACTGCGGTGTGAACAGTGCAGAGGATGGTGGGGTGGTGGGCGCTGTGGGCAGTGAGGTGGGCAGTGGGCACTGTGGACACTGTGGGCAGTGGGCACCCTGGGCAGTGTGGAGGGCAGCAGGGCgtgctgggcagtgcagctgctgcttcatctGCAGCAGAATCTGCCCTGCCAAGAAATTGCTGGATGGATCCAGGCCCCACCAGAGGCCTCGGCCATCCTGGGGTGCCCTCAGCAGAGAgaggcagattttgggggtAGGAGGAGACACACCCTGGACCCCGAGCCAGCACATTGGCCCAGGGTCAACTCATGGCCCTGCCTGGGATccagccctgggggacaccgGGTGCTGTGGGACAGTGACTGTCATGGTGCTGGAATGGAGTTGCAGCCCTGGCCCCGCTTTCCTGCACCCCTGGCCCCTGTTTCCCACAACCCCGGTCCCCCattcccgcagccccggccccccattcccacagccccggccccccattcccgcagccccggcccccctTTCCCGCTGTCTCGCCGCTCTCTGGATGCAGGTgcggccccggcccctccccGCACGCTGCAGATCCCGGCGCCGCTGCGGCCCCGGCGCTCGGCCgaccctgccaggagctggggggagcagagctcagcccccaGTCCATCAATCCCCCCGAATATCTCAGCCCTGACCCCCCCCggagagcagccagagctccccGGGTTCTTCCAGGGTGGGGGTCCCCCAAAGGAGGGGGCTCTGACTGGGCAATTGGGGGGTACCCAcaggtttggggtgctggggagaGGGGATGGTGTTCCCCTGGAGGGGTGGAAGCCCCTGGCTGCCATTatcccctcctgccccatcctcCACGTCTGAGTCCTCGGGAAGGGCCGGGAGCCGCCTGTGCTCCCCCATCGCTGTCGCCATAGCAACAGCAGGCCGTGCtcatcccgcatcccgcatccATTATCCTGCATCCcgcatccatccatccatccatccatccatccatccatccatccatccatcccccctccctcctgtgggGTCCTGCCTTCCACATCCCCAATCCTTCACCTCGCATCCCTCATCCCACACCCTTCACCCTGCACTCCCCATTCCCACATCCCTGATTCTGCAACCCTCACTCTGCATCCCATATTCTGCATCCTGCACTCATCCTCCCACACCCCTCACCTGCCACATTCCTGCATCCTTTGCCCTGCACTCCCAGTTCCCAAATCCCTCACCCTGCATCCCACATTCTGTATCCTGCACCCCTCACCTTCCACATTCCTGCATCCCACATTCTGTATCCTGCACCCCTCACCCTGCATTCCACATTCCTGCATCCTTCACCCTGATTTCCCCTTCACCACGTCCCTCATCCTGCATTCCCCATTCCCGCATCCCTGATCCTGCATCTCTCATCCTGCATCCCTCACCTTGCATTGCCACTTTCCCAAATCCCTCACCCTGCACCCCATATTCTGTATCTTGCACCCATCATCCCACACCCCTCACCCTGAATTCCCCATTCCTGCATCCCTGATCCTGCATTCCCTTTGcccacatcccacatcctgcatttccccatttctgcaTCCCTCATCCTGCATTTCACATTCCTGCATCCTTCACCTTGCATCCCTCATCCCACACCCCTCACCCTgcattccccattcccacatCCCTGATTCTGCATCCCTCATCCTTCTTCCCTCATCCTacatttcacatttctgcagccCTCACCCTTCATTCCCCTTTCCCACACCCTTCATCCTGCATCCTTCACCCTGCATTCCTCACCCAGCATCCCTCACCCTCCCAAATCCCTCACCCTGCATTCCCCATTCCTGCCTCCCTCACTCTCTCCCCAATTCCCTCCTTGTCCACCCTCCATCCCTCATCCCCCACTTCCCCCTTCCTCTGCCCCCACCCTCTCccatcccctctgcccagggttatttttctcctggggggaattttcagcagctgcaggggggATTCACACCCTGGGGGTCTTTGGGAATCTGGGTGGTGCCAGGGGGCACCCCCAGCAGGACCCAtagggcaggatttggggtcccccacCGCTGTGGGGGTGAAGGAGCAGTTTGGGGGGCCGGGATGGCTCCTGGGGGTGTGCAGACATCGATGGGGGGGGCCTTGGGGGGTTCCTGTGTCCCATCAATGCCGGGGGTGCTGGGCCACCCAACAGGATTCATGAAAGCAGAAAGGCCCCAGGGAGCCGCCgtggggcagatttgggggcGTCAGAGCCGGGGAGGGGGCGATCTCTGCCCCCCTGACCCATTTTGTtggggggatgtggggagggggcagctgaggggagggaggggagcccccatccccatttcccccctttgCCGGCTCCCCCCGCTCACACGCGGCGCTCACGGAGGCTCCGCGGGGCTCCCGTTGCCATCAGGACCCTctgggggggctctgaggggtccCCGACCCCCCCCCGGGTGTGACAGAGCCGTGAGTGCCCCCCCGGGCAGGTGCGAGGGGCGGCGGCGCTGCGGCAAAGGCggatttggggggctgggggcggctggggggggctcagaggggctgggagggttttgggggggcaCAGGAGGGCGGGGGGCCCCTGCAGGAGCCGCGGCTGCCCCcggagccggagggagcggagCGGGAGAGGGTTGGGAGCGGGAGAAGACAAAAGCGAGACAAAGGGAGCGCGGAGCTCTGCGGAGGCTGCGGAGCGGGCGGGGGCTGGGGGGCCCTGCCCGGAGCCCCCCCTGAGCCGGGGCCGCCCCTCGGGGGGGGTTGGGGGCTCCGGCTCTCCCAGGGGTGCGGGTGTTGGGGTGCCGCGATCCCAGGTGGGGGCCAGGGGGCTCTGAGGGTCCCCCGGGTGCTGCCCACCCCCGACCCCCCCGCAGGCGCTGGAGGAGGTGAAGATGTCCGGCTCCATCGCCTCGTACGATCAGCTGGTGCGGCAGGTGGAGGCGCTGAAGAAGGAGAACAGCCACCTGCGGCGGGAGCTGGAGGACAACTCCAACCACCTGTCCAAGCTGGAAAATGAGACCTCGGACATGAAGGTGGGGACAGAGCCCGAAATGGGGGCGAGGCAGAGACCCCGAAATGGGAATGGGGCGGGTTCCATCCGCGTCTCCCCATCCTCAACATCTCCATCTCTGTTTCAGGAGGTCCTGAAGCACCTCCAGGGcaagctggagcaggaggcgCGGGTCATGGTGAGCTCGGGGCAGACGGAGGTGCTGGACCAGCTCAAAGGTTGGTGCTTGGGCAAGGTGGGGAAGGGGGGACCCCGCCAAGCCCGCCCTgaccccgctgtccccgtgGCCAGCCCTGCAGATGGACATCAGCAGCCTCTACAACCTCAAGTTCGCCCCGGAGGCGCCGAGCACCGGGCGCGGCCCCGAGGAGAGCCCGGCGGGCCCCGCCGCGCACCGGGACGGGCccggggagctgggcagggccacGTTCCGcatgctggaggagctggaccGAGAGAGgtgatggggacagagggaccgGGGGTTGTGCTGATCCTCTCGGGGTCCCTGCtggtcacagtgaccccaaaaaaagttccaaagtctctttttcccagcccggcaCTCGAatgagtcagagctcttcatttctcggtctcaaggtcgtttattttatcttatctaTAACAAAACTTCCACCCTGCCGAGGTCAGCCCAGCAAGACAGttcctgcccccagggcagtgttatgtctttatactaaaatcTACATGTACAATGTTCACAATTACTTTCCAacacctatcacctatgttggACATGTAAACcatatgtaaatatttatatttgtatatttataatattttattatttattatattaatatttatatatacatatttacatATGTAAACCATTCTGTAAGTgacaacatcacagcagaagatggaggccaagaagaagaagaagaaagagaaaggctggacacactcTGTTCCCTCCAttttgcctcctgaacccccacaccaaaaaccccaaaatctccttttccaccccgtgataacttcactgttattctacctaaactgttgtggcttgctgatcttcatacaaggttggtaataATCAAACCCagaggtgttttgggctctgtgccagggtctctgagtcCTCTGGCAGGGTCTTGGCAgtccaggacagacagagggatgtcctggatTCCGACACCACTGGAGCTTGTTGCTAAGGCCATTATTGATATTTGCCATTCTCAACTtgtgccaacatcacagcagaagatggaggccaagaagaagaaggagaaaggctggacacacccagttccctccatcttgcctcctgaacccccattctaaatccccaaaatgtccttttccaccccatgataacttcactaatattctacttaaactgttgaGGCTTGCCGATCTTCATACAATGCTGGTAATAATCAAACCCagaggtgttttgggctctgtgccagggtctctgggACATCCAGCGGGATGTCCTGGCTCCTGACACTCCCCCCCTCTCTCTGCAGGTGTTTCCTGCTGGGGGAGATcgagaaggaggagaaggagaaggtcTGGTACTACTcgcagctgcagagcctggccaCGCGCCTGGACGAGCTGCCCCACGTGGAGACGGTGAGTGGGGGAcccc
The DNA window shown above is from Ammospiza caudacuta isolate bAmmCau1 chromosome 28, bAmmCau1.pri, whole genome shotgun sequence and carries:
- the LOC131568782 gene encoding proline-rich protein HaeIII subfamily 1-like; translation: MRGVNAARPSRFPLNPQIRPEPSCPPKCPPIPPIPRAEPRPPQDTAHPGPGASPPRGGGADRGPPVHPTPREPPNNRIPIPPGPTAHPPPAFPHPRSRGGLGGRGGQVRPYLIPGGAERCGRCGAVRGRAGGAELGEAPARPRAAASRPRPPALGRDFPAAPPPPLEGGTGGSPRPPGLCGAGGDGTRREGSVPLHPPLLEPPHKRRDLPRPRVPGCTCRSRPDRSLQTEPVSSNRAGPSRPNRPFQTEPALPTESAPPGAVPMSLGSHSRRGSTG
- the RPS15 gene encoding small ribosomal subunit protein uS19, which encodes MAEVEQKKKRTFRKFTYRGVDLDQLLDMSYEQLMQLYSARQRRRLNRGLRRKQHSLLKRLRKAKKEAPPMEKPEVVKTHLRDMIILPEMVGSMVGVYNGKTFNQVEIKPEMIGHYLGEFSITYKPVKHGRPGIGATHSSRFIPLK